ACACCCGGAAGCCGTTCCTGGCCATGGCGGCCTCCTCACGGAGCCAGCCACACCTTCATGAAGGTGCTGTTGTCGTAGACGGTGCGGGCGAAGTGATAGCCGCGCACGCGCTTGTCCCGGAAGTGGAACCCCTCGACCCAGGCTACGGGAACCGCGGACACGGGGCCGGTGAGGATGTGGCGCTGGATCTCCCAGTAGGCCTGCTTGCGCTTGTCGCGGCTGGTCTCTTTGAGCGCCCGCTCGGCGAGCTCGTCCACCTTCGGGTCGGACCACTTCCCCCAATTGCTGCCGGCGCCCGTCGTGTAGATGAGCGAGAACATGTCGGACGGGTCTGTGGTCACCATCGCCCGGTCCTGGATCGCGATCAGGATAAAGTCGCCCTTGCCGTACACGGCGAACCCGGCGGCGCTCTCGTAGGTCTTCAGCGTGCCGCGAATGCCGATCTTTCGGAGCTGCGCCAGGATGAGCTGGGCGCGGTCGACGTAGCCGCCCACCGAGCGGACGGCCACCTCGATGTCGAGGCCGTTCGGGTGGTGCTTCTCGACCAGCCGCTTGGCCTCCGCAATGTCCTGGTCCTTCGGCTGCCGGCAGCCGGGAAGCTTGTTCACCTCCTCCAGCGCGAGTGCGAAGTCGCCGAACAGCTTGGGGTCGAGCAGCGCGCAGGGCACGCCGGCCCCCTCGAAGGCCTTCGCGACCAGCTCCTGACGGTCGATGGCCAGGCTCACCGCCTTCCTGAGGTCGGGGTTGTTGAAGGGCGGCTTCTGCGTATGCATGTAGACGAGCGCGATCGTGGCGATGGAGTTCTGGCTGATCTCGATCTCCTCCCCGCGGGCCCGCCGGAGCTCATCGGCCTCGGTCTTTCTCAGCGGCGGCCAGGTGTCCCACAGGTGGATGCGTCCCGCCTTGGCGGCGGCGAGCTGGGTGGGCACGCCGACCAGGACGAACTGCTTGACCCCGTCCAGGTAGGGCAGCCCCGGGATGAAGTAGTCCTTGTTCTTCTCCCACTCGACCACGTTGCCGCGCTCGTAGCGCTTGAACTTGAAGGGGCCGGTGCCGATCTGGGCCTCGGGCTTGGTGAGGTCGCCGTACTTCTCCAGCACGTGCTTGGCCGCGATCCGGCACCACGCCGACGCCAGGGAGGGCAGGAACGGCGCGGCCGGGAACTTGAGGTTGAACTGCACGGTGTGGGGATCGACCAGCTCCACGCTCGCCACCATCGGCTTCAGCATCGACCCGCAGCGTGGGCTCTGGAAGCTCGGGTTCAGGACCCGGTCGAACGTCGTCTTCACGTCGGCCGAGGAGAAGGGCTGACCGTCGTGCCACTTCACCCCCTTGCGGAGGTGGAAGGTGTAGGTCTTGCGGTCGGCGGACGCGGTCCACCGCTCGGCGAGGTCGGGGGCGATCTTGCCGGGGTCGTCGGGGTCGACATGCAGGAGGCCGCTGTAGACGCCGGCCGTCGCCTGTTGCACCGACAGCGGAGACTCGGCGTGGATGTCGAGGCGCCCCGGATCGCCGTAGACGTACCAGTTGAGGATGCCGCCGTAGCGGGGCTTCTCCTGGGCGACAGCCAGGGACGCG
This region of Candidatus Methylomirabilota bacterium genomic DNA includes:
- a CDS encoding ABC transporter substrate-binding protein, which gives rise to MMRRPSIPALILSALLAVAGASLAVAQEKPRYGGILNWYVYGDPGRLDIHAESPLSVQQATAGVYSGLLHVDPDDPGKIAPDLAERWTASADRKTYTFHLRKGVKWHDGQPFSSADVKTTFDRVLNPSFQSPRCGSMLKPMVASVELVDPHTVQFNLKFPAAPFLPSLASAWCRIAAKHVLEKYGDLTKPEAQIGTGPFKFKRYERGNVVEWEKNKDYFIPGLPYLDGVKQFVLVGVPTQLAAAKAGRIHLWDTWPPLRKTEADELRRARGEEIEISQNSIATIALVYMHTQKPPFNNPDLRKAVSLAIDRQELVAKAFEGAGVPCALLDPKLFGDFALALEEVNKLPGCRQPKDQDIAEAKRLVEKHHPNGLDIEVAVRSVGGYVDRAQLILAQLRKIGIRGTLKTYESAAGFAVYGKGDFILIAIQDRAMVTTDPSDMFSLIYTTGAGSNWGKWSDPKVDELAERALKETSRDKRKQAYWEIQRHILTGPVSAVPVAWVEGFHFRDKRVRGYHFARTVYDNSTFMKVWLAP